In Xiphophorus hellerii strain 12219 chromosome 13, Xiphophorus_hellerii-4.1, whole genome shotgun sequence, the following proteins share a genomic window:
- the LOC116731166 gene encoding zinc finger protein 32-like, whose protein sequence is MSAERQMFPSLFSPPPFAAVGAVESAVEPVVIPQSEVETFRMFLNERLTAAVEDILSVFGKTVARYQEQINCQQRELDSLRSGEREWSRATEPLQDSSWMKKCPEHQSLDAPLFHTDNLIEKVVDTSAALIKSEGVDEDCGESTTCHDSSLTHQLDPEAGSDDRVICEDSDTENSEDGWRDDATLWKSEEMAENKDQSSSSEPQASTDPPQFGCQICGITFQKMGYLITHAAVHQENCGVCGKQMEQMESIKLHLKAHRETSFRCSVCGQSFTLRGNLRIHMKIHSGERPHSCSICGKNFGRRASLVRHVRSHMGEKPFACMYCGHSFTEKGNLTVHLRTHTGERPYRCSMCARSFSQLSSFYKHPCQKKGLICSAITAT, encoded by the exons ATGTCCGCTGAGCGACAGATGTTCCCGTCGCTGTTCTCTCCGCCGCCTTTCGCTGCAGTCGGAGCGGTAGAGAGTGCCGTGGAGCCTGTGGTCATTCCCCAGTCAGAGGTGGAAACATTCAGGATGTTCCTGAACGAGCGGCTGACGGCAGCAGTGGAGGATATTCTGAGCGTGTTCGGGAAGACAGTGGCTCGGTACCAGGAACAGATAAACTGCCAGCAGCGGGAGCTGGACAGCCTGAGGTCCGGGGAGCGCGAGTGGAGCCGGGCAACAG AGCCTCTGCAGGACTCATCCTGGATGAAGAAATGTCCTGAACATCAGAGCCTTGATGCCCCACTGTTTCATACCGACAATCTTATTGAGAAAGTCGTCGACACTTCAGCTGCTCTGATTAAGTCAGAAGGTGTGGATGAGGACTGTGGAGAGTCGACAACATGCCATGACTCTAGTTTAACACACCAGCTGGATCCAGAAGCAGGGAGTGATGACCGAGTTATCTGTGAGGACTCTGACACAGAGAACAGCGAGGACGGCTGGAGAGACGATGCCACATTGTGGAAGTCAGAGGAAATGGCAGAAAACAAAGATCAGAGTTCAAGTTCAGAACCTCAGGCCTCCACTGATCCGCCACAGTTTGGCTGCCAGATTTGTGGCATCACCTTCCAGAAGATGGGCTACCTGATCACCCACGCTGCAGTGCATCAGGAAAACTGTGGAGTTTGTGGGAAACAGATGGAACAAATGGAAAGCATCAAGCTTCACCTGAAAGCTCACAGAGAAACGTCATTCCGCTGCAGCGTCTGTGGGCAGAGCTTCACGCTGCGGGGGAACCTCCGCATCCACATGAAGATCCACTCGGGCGAACGGCCACACAGCTGCAGCATCTGCGGCAAGAACTTTGGCCGGCGGGCGTCGCTGGTGCGCCACGTGCGCAGCCACATGGGCGAGAAGCCGTTCGCCTGCATGTACTGCGGCCACAGCTTCACGGAGAAGGGCAACCTGACGGTCCACCTGCGGACACACACAGGAGAGAGGCCGTACCGGTGCTCCATGTGCGCCCGCAGCTTCAGTCAGTTGTCCAGCTTCTATAAACACCCGTGTCAGAAGAAAGGCCTGATCTGTTCTGCCATTACTGCCACCTGA